In a genomic window of Phalacrocorax aristotelis chromosome 8, bGulAri2.1, whole genome shotgun sequence:
- the CALB2 gene encoding calretinin has protein sequence MAGPQQAPHLHLAELTASQFLDVWRHFDADGNGYIEGKELENFFQELESARKGAGVDSKNDNLGDKMKEFMHKYDKNADGKIEMAELAQILPTEENFLLCFRQHVRSSSEFMEAWRRYDTDRSGYIEANELKGFLSDLLKKANRPYDEPKLQEYTQTILRMFDMNGDGKLGLSEMSRLLPVQENFLLKFQGMKLSSEEFNAIFTFYDKDGSGFIDENELDALLKDLYEKNKKEMNIQQLTNYRKSIMNLSDGGKLYRKELEIVLCNEPPM, from the exons atGGCCGGCCCGCAACAGGCCCCGCACCTCCACCTGGCCGAGCTCACCGCCTCCCAGTTCCTCGACGTCTGGCGACATTTCGACGCGGACG gAAATGGCTACATCGAAGGCAAAGAGCTGGAAAACTTCTTCCAGGAGCTGGAAAGCGCGAGGAAGGGAGCGGGTGTG GACTCCAAGAATGACAATTTGGGTGACAAGATGAAGGAGTTCATGCACAAGTATGACAAAAATGCAGATGGCAAAATTGAGATGGCAGAG CTAGCCCAGATCCTGCCCACGGAGGAGAATTTCCTGCTGTGTTTCCGCCAACACGTGCGCTCCAGCTCAGAGTTCATGGAG GCTTGGCGGAGGTACGACACGGACCGCAGCGGCTACATCGAAGCCAACGAGCTCAAG GGCTTCTTGTCCGACCTGCTGAAGAAGGCGAACCGGCCCTATGATGAGCCCAAGCTGCAGGAGTACACGCAGACCATT CTGCGGATGTTTGACATGAACGGCGATGGGAAGCTGGGCCTCTCGGAGATGTCCCG aCTTTTGCCTGTGCAAGAAAACTTCCTTCTGAAGTTTcag GGGATGAAGCTGTCCTCGGAGGAGTTCAATGCCATCTTCACCTTTTATGACAAG GATGGGAGTGGCTTCATTGATGAGAACGAGCTGGACGCGCTTTTGAAAGACCTGTACGAGAAGAATAAGAAA GAGATGAACATCCAGCAGCTCACCAACTACAGGAAGAGCATCATGAACCTCTCTGATGGGGGCAAACTCTACCGCAAGGAACTGGAGATAGTGCTTTGCAACGAGCCCCCCATGTAG
- the GOT2 gene encoding aspartate aminotransferase, mitochondrial, with protein MRGAAHARYPLGRRVAVAMALLHTRRLLTAPLLASARASSWWSHVEMGPPDPILGVTEAFKRDTNSKKMNLGVGAYRDDNGKPYVLSCVRKAEAMIASKKMDKEYLPIAGLVDFTRASAELALGENSEAFKSSRYVTVQGISGTGSLRIGANFLQRFFKSSRDVYLPKPSWGNHTPIFRDAGLQLQAYRYYDPKTCSLDFSGAMDDISKIPEKSIILLHACAHNPTGVDPRQEQWKEIAALVKKRNLLVYFDMAYQGFASGDINRDAWAVRYFIEQGINLVLSQSYAKNMGLYGERAGAFTVICSDAEEAKRVESQLKILIRPMYSNPPLNGARIASIILNTPDLREEWLTEVKGMANRIISMRTQLVSNLKKEGSSHNWQHITDQIGMFCFTGLKPEQVERLTKEFSIYMTKDGRISVAGVTSGNVGYLAHAIHQVTK; from the exons ATGCGCGGGGCGGCGCATGCGCGGTACCCGCTCGGCAGACGGGTTGCTGTCGCTATGGCTCTCCTGCACACTCGCCGGCTCCTCACCGCCCCGCTCCTCGCCTCCGCCCGCGCCAG ctcaTGGTGGTCCCATGTGGAGATGGGTCCCCCCGACCCCATCTTGGGGGTGACGGAAGCTTTCAAGCGTGACACCAACTCCAAGAAGATGAACCTGGGGGTGGGGGCGTACCGGGATGACAATGGGAAGCCGTATGTCCTGAGCTGTGTTCGCAAG GCGGAGGCCATGATAGCATCCAAGAAGATGGACAAGGAGTACTTGCCCATTGCAGGGCTAGTGGATTTCACCCGGGCATCTGCAGAACTGGCTCTGGGTGAAAACAGTGAGGCTTTCAAGAGCAGCCGG TATGTGACTGTGCAGGGTATTTCTGGGACTGGATCTCTGCGAATTGGAGCCAATTTTTTG CAACGGTTCTTCAAGTCTAGTCGTGATGTGTATCTACCCAAACCGTCCTGGGGCAATCATACACCCATTTTCCGTGATGCTGGCCTGCAACTTCAGGCTTACCGCTACTACGACCCCAAGACATGCAGCCTTGACTTCTCTGGAGCCATGGATGACATTTCT AAAATTCCAGAGAAGAGCATCATCCTCTTGCATGCTTGTGCTCACAACCCCACTGGGGTGGATCCCCGGCAGGAGCAATGGAAGGAGATAGCAGCTTTGGTGAAG AAACGGAACCTCCTTGTATACTTCGACATGGCCTACCAGGGCTTTGCCAGTGGGGACATCAACCGGGATGCCTGGGCTGTGCGGTATTTCATCGAGCAGGGCATCAACCTCGTCTTGTCACAGTCCTATGCAAAAAACATGGGGCTGTACG GAGAGCGTGCGGGTGCCTTCACGGTGATCTGCAGTGATGCAGAGGAAGCCAAGAGGGTTGAATCACAGCTGAAGATCCTCATCCGCCCCATGTACTCCAACCCCCCCTTGAATGGAGCCCGTATTGCCTCTATCATCCTGAACACCCCTGACCTTCGGGAGGAGTG GCTGACGGAGGTGAAGGGCATGGCTAACCGGATCATCAGCATGCGGACTCAGCTGGTGTCCAACCTCAAGAAAGAGGGATCCTCCCACAACTGGCAGCACATCACCGACCAGATCGGCATGTTCTGCTTCACGGGGCTGAAGCCTGAGCAG GTGGAGCGGCTGACCAAGGAGTTCTCCATCTATATGACAAAGGATGGACGAATCTCTGTGGCAGGAGTTACGTCGGGCAATGTAGGTTACCTGGCTCATGCCATCCATCAAGTCACAAAGTAA